From the genome of Paenarthrobacter sp. A20, one region includes:
- a CDS encoding Nramp family divalent metal transporter: MAAPALDTRPAPRKVWSRLLLLGPAFVAAIAYVDPGNVAANLTAGANYGYLLVWVLVVANAMAVLVQYQSAKLGLATGMSLPEILGKRLGTKRRRLYWVQAEIVAGATDMAEVIGGAVALNLLFGLPLLAGGVIIGVASMLLLALQSHRGQRSFEYAILVLLGIIAVGFMSGLFVNPPDGGAALGGLVPRFEGTDTVLLAASMLGATVMPHAIYLHSALARDRHGFSEDPVVRTRLIRATRFDVVGALLLAGVVNISMLLLAASSLRGIEGTDTIDGAHAAVTSALGPAIGVIFAIGLLASGLASTSVGCYAGATIMGGLLKVRIPLLTRRVITLIPALIILGAGIEPTLALVLSQVLLSFGIPFALIPLIRLTGKRDVMGIHTDGKALKIAGWTSATLIVGLNIVLITLTLSGQS, from the coding sequence ATGGCTGCACCCGCTCTTGATACCCGCCCTGCGCCCCGGAAGGTGTGGTCCCGGCTCCTGCTGCTGGGTCCGGCCTTCGTTGCTGCGATCGCTTATGTGGACCCCGGCAATGTAGCGGCGAACCTCACAGCTGGTGCGAACTACGGGTATCTGCTGGTGTGGGTCTTGGTGGTGGCCAACGCCATGGCTGTGTTGGTGCAGTACCAATCGGCGAAGCTGGGCCTGGCCACGGGGATGAGCCTTCCCGAGATCCTGGGCAAAAGGCTCGGGACGAAGCGGCGACGGCTGTACTGGGTGCAGGCGGAAATCGTCGCTGGCGCCACGGACATGGCCGAGGTGATCGGCGGCGCCGTCGCCCTGAACCTCTTGTTTGGCCTTCCGTTGCTGGCCGGCGGAGTCATCATTGGCGTGGCTTCCATGCTGCTCCTGGCGCTGCAGTCCCACCGGGGCCAGCGTTCCTTTGAGTACGCGATTCTGGTGCTCCTTGGAATCATTGCTGTCGGGTTCATGTCCGGTTTGTTCGTCAATCCCCCTGACGGCGGAGCCGCCCTGGGCGGTTTGGTTCCTCGTTTCGAGGGCACCGACACGGTCCTGCTGGCGGCGAGCATGCTCGGAGCCACTGTCATGCCGCACGCGATTTACCTGCACTCGGCCCTGGCACGGGACCGGCATGGGTTCTCCGAGGATCCGGTCGTGCGGACGCGCCTGATCCGGGCCACCCGTTTCGACGTCGTCGGCGCTCTGCTGCTCGCTGGTGTGGTGAACATTTCAATGCTGCTGCTGGCCGCGTCCAGCCTGCGCGGCATCGAGGGAACCGACACCATCGACGGAGCCCACGCAGCAGTGACCTCGGCACTGGGACCAGCCATCGGCGTCATCTTCGCCATCGGACTGCTGGCATCAGGGTTGGCCTCAACCTCGGTCGGTTGCTACGCCGGCGCGACGATCATGGGCGGACTCTTGAAGGTCCGGATCCCGTTGCTGACCCGGCGGGTCATTACACTCATACCGGCGCTGATAATTCTGGGGGCAGGCATCGAACCGACCCTGGCCCTGGTACTGAGCCAAGTGCTGCTCAGCTTCGGCATCCCCTTCGCCCTGATCCCGCTGATCCGGCTCACCGGCAAACGTGACGTGATGGGCATCCACACCGATGGCAAAGCCCTGAAGATCGCCGGCTGGACCAGCGCCACCTTGATCGTCGGTCTCAACATCGTCCTCATCACGCTCACCCTCAGCGGCCAATCCTGA
- a CDS encoding F510_1955 family glycosylhydrolase produces MQSLTSTRTRTGALAAGAAVLLALSACTPASPPSSTAPSIELSDKALPSGHVHGLSVNDDTSQILLATHDGLFDVTKQPASKIGGTNDLMGFTAGKDGIFYASGHPGPGSDLPNPLGLIKSTDGGQTWEKLSRQGESDFHALTTSKSGIIAFDGQLRSSPDGTTWNTVAAMFAPASLAGHTDSDTVLGTTTEGIQRSTDGGATWKLLQTGPVIQYAAFAAPEEAAGVAPDGTTYYSADAGATWTKKGRIDGEVLAIAALKGADGNPWIWAATPEGIVVSTDGGTSYRPADAA; encoded by the coding sequence ATGCAATCTCTCACTTCCACACGTACGCGCACCGGAGCCCTCGCGGCCGGCGCCGCGGTGCTCCTCGCCCTGTCCGCCTGCACCCCGGCCAGCCCCCCGTCCTCGACGGCTCCGTCCATCGAACTGAGCGACAAGGCCCTGCCCAGCGGCCATGTCCACGGTTTGAGCGTTAACGACGACACCAGCCAGATACTGCTGGCCACCCATGACGGGCTGTTCGACGTCACGAAACAGCCTGCCAGCAAGATCGGCGGCACCAACGACCTGATGGGTTTCACCGCAGGGAAGGACGGCATCTTCTACGCCTCCGGGCACCCCGGCCCGGGCTCTGACCTGCCCAACCCCCTCGGGCTGATCAAATCCACGGACGGAGGACAGACCTGGGAGAAACTCTCACGGCAGGGTGAATCCGACTTCCACGCCCTGACCACCAGCAAATCCGGGATCATCGCCTTCGACGGGCAACTGCGAAGCAGCCCTGACGGGACAACCTGGAACACCGTGGCGGCGATGTTCGCCCCGGCAAGCCTGGCCGGGCACACCGACAGCGACACCGTGCTGGGTACCACCACAGAGGGAATCCAGCGCTCCACCGACGGTGGAGCCACCTGGAAGCTCCTCCAGACTGGTCCGGTGATCCAGTACGCCGCCTTCGCCGCCCCGGAGGAAGCGGCAGGTGTTGCACCCGACGGGACCACCTACTATTCGGCCGACGCCGGCGCGACCTGGACGAAGAAGGGACGCATCGACGGCGAAGTCCTGGCCATAGCGGCCCTCAAAGGCGCCGACGGGAACCCCTGGATCTGGGCCGCCACCCCTGAAGGGATCGTCGTCTCCACCGACGGCGGCACGAGCTACCGCCCCGCTGACGCCGCCTGA
- a CDS encoding DUF305 domain-containing protein: MNTKTFLPVAVTAVAAALALAGCGASGGSGSSATSMPGMDHGSSSSASSPAAAADHNSADVMFAQMMIPHHAQAVEMSDMILKKQDIPAEVTALATRIKEAQGPEIEKMTGWLKSWGEPTQMASGHSMNGMMGAEDMTKLDTAQGVEAAKLFLTQMIAHHQGAVTMARTETTDGRDAEAVQLSKDIVSAQEAEIKEMQTLLAAL; the protein is encoded by the coding sequence ATGAATACGAAGACGTTCTTGCCTGTTGCCGTGACAGCCGTCGCCGCAGCGCTTGCCCTTGCCGGCTGCGGCGCATCCGGCGGTTCCGGTTCCTCCGCAACGTCCATGCCGGGAATGGACCACGGCAGCTCCTCCAGCGCCTCAAGCCCGGCCGCGGCGGCGGACCATAACTCCGCTGACGTGATGTTCGCCCAGATGATGATCCCGCACCACGCACAGGCCGTGGAGATGAGCGACATGATCCTCAAGAAGCAGGACATCCCCGCCGAGGTCACGGCACTGGCCACTCGTATCAAGGAGGCACAGGGCCCGGAGATCGAGAAGATGACCGGCTGGTTGAAGAGTTGGGGTGAGCCGACGCAGATGGCCTCCGGGCACAGCATGAACGGCATGATGGGCGCCGAGGACATGACCAAGCTCGACACCGCCCAAGGCGTCGAGGCCGCGAAACTTTTCCTGACGCAGATGATCGCCCACCATCAAGGTGCAGTGACGATGGCCAGGACAGAAACCACGGACGGCAGGGATGCCGAGGCTGTCCAGCTCAGCAAGGACATTGTGAGCGCCCAGGAAGCGGAGATCAAAGAAATGCAGACGCTGCTGGCCGCTCTCTAA
- a CDS encoding DUF6153 family protein has protein sequence MVTHRTIAGSALLTTALLTAVLAIITGILGMHVMTGTHSEHSSATVSTGLPESAGQTLPASGSKASGHGAHLAPSTEHASQELSPAASFAQCSCSGNCSSQHSMNTACTPTVATGGLAAPAPTETTSITRQSAASTITDRAPWSYRPGSPSPGELSISRT, from the coding sequence ATGGTCACGCACCGCACCATCGCCGGTTCCGCCCTGCTCACGACAGCACTTCTGACCGCTGTCCTTGCCATCATCACCGGAATCCTGGGCATGCACGTCATGACCGGCACCCATTCGGAACACTCAAGCGCGACGGTTTCCACGGGCCTGCCGGAGAGTGCCGGGCAGACTCTGCCCGCCTCCGGAAGCAAAGCATCCGGCCACGGCGCTCATCTGGCCCCATCGACGGAGCATGCATCGCAGGAACTGTCCCCTGCAGCCTCCTTTGCCCAATGCTCCTGCTCCGGGAACTGCTCAAGCCAGCACTCGATGAACACCGCCTGCACACCCACGGTCGCGACCGGGGGCCTGGCAGCACCGGCGCCCACTGAAACGACCTCCATCACAAGGCAGTCCGCGGCCTCAACCATCACCGATCGCGCCCCCTGGTCCTACCGTCCCGGCAGTCCTTCGCCGGGTGAGTTGTCCATCAGCAGAACGTAG
- a CDS encoding copper-translocating P-type ATPase — protein sequence MTEHDHHHHRPSPVSEADLEATAPPQADGTAMTEHGHHAHPAGHDAGGDHAVHSHGQHAGHSTAMFKDRFWLTLALSIPVVYFSPMFGHLVGFMPPEFPGSAWIPPVLGTVIFLYGGMPFLKGGVNELKNRQPGMMLLISMAISVAFVASWATSLRIGNFDLDFWWELALLVAIMLLGHWIEMRALGSAQGALDALAALLPDEAERVSDGGVETVPVSELKIGDVVLVRSGARMPADGTIVDGRAEFDESMITGESKTVLRSVGEQVVAGTVATDNTVRVTVSAVGDDTALAGIQRLVAEAQASSSKAQALADRAAAFLFYFATIAGVITFIAWILLGSLPEAVTRTVTVLVIACPHALGLAIPLVIAISTEQAAKAGVLIKSRIALERMRTIDVVLFDKTGTLTKGEPEVRNTATIDEGSKDELLALAAAVESDSEHPVARAIVRAARGKDLVLPHATGFSSLTGRGVRATVDGRVVQVGGPALLRELGLTEPEALAASTREWMGRGAAVLHVIDGERILGAVSLEDAIRPESRQAVAALQSRGIKVAMITGDASQVATAVGTELNIDEVFAEVLPADKDKQVAQLQARGLKVAMVGDGVNDSPALARAEVGIAIGAGTDVAMESAGVILAGNDPRAVLSMVDLSRASYTKMWQNLVWATGYNVIAVPLAAGVLAFAGIVLSPAAGAVLMSVSTIVVALNAQLLRRVKLNPSEVR from the coding sequence ATGACAGAGCACGACCATCACCATCACCGCCCTTCACCGGTCAGCGAAGCTGACCTGGAGGCAACCGCCCCGCCGCAGGCCGACGGGACAGCAATGACTGAACATGGGCACCACGCCCACCCCGCCGGGCATGACGCCGGGGGCGATCACGCGGTGCACAGTCATGGCCAGCATGCCGGGCACAGCACCGCTATGTTCAAGGACCGGTTCTGGCTGACCCTGGCCTTGTCGATCCCTGTCGTGTATTTCAGCCCGATGTTCGGGCATCTGGTGGGGTTCATGCCACCCGAATTCCCGGGCTCGGCCTGGATCCCACCCGTTCTGGGAACGGTGATCTTCCTCTACGGGGGCATGCCGTTCCTCAAGGGCGGCGTCAATGAACTGAAGAACCGGCAGCCGGGCATGATGCTGCTGATCAGTATGGCCATTTCCGTCGCGTTCGTCGCGTCCTGGGCGACCAGCTTGCGGATCGGGAACTTCGATCTGGACTTCTGGTGGGAACTGGCTCTGCTGGTGGCGATCATGCTGCTTGGACACTGGATCGAGATGCGGGCCCTCGGCTCCGCACAAGGGGCTTTGGATGCCTTGGCGGCACTGCTCCCGGATGAGGCCGAACGCGTCAGCGATGGTGGTGTGGAAACCGTCCCGGTGTCCGAACTGAAGATCGGGGACGTCGTCCTTGTCCGGTCCGGGGCCCGGATGCCCGCCGACGGCACCATTGTTGATGGGCGGGCCGAGTTCGATGAATCCATGATCACCGGTGAATCCAAGACGGTGCTCCGCTCCGTGGGTGAGCAGGTGGTGGCCGGAACCGTAGCCACCGATAACACCGTCCGGGTCACGGTCAGTGCCGTTGGGGATGACACGGCGTTGGCCGGCATTCAGCGGTTGGTTGCCGAAGCGCAGGCTTCCTCCTCCAAGGCCCAGGCCCTCGCGGACCGGGCAGCAGCGTTCCTGTTCTACTTCGCCACCATCGCCGGTGTCATCACGTTCATCGCGTGGATCCTGCTCGGAAGCCTGCCTGAAGCGGTGACGCGCACCGTGACTGTGCTCGTGATCGCCTGCCCGCACGCTCTGGGCCTGGCAATTCCACTGGTGATAGCGATCTCCACTGAGCAGGCCGCCAAGGCCGGGGTTCTGATCAAGAGCCGCATCGCCCTCGAGCGGATGCGCACCATCGACGTCGTTCTGTTCGACAAGACCGGCACTTTGACCAAGGGCGAACCCGAGGTCAGGAACACGGCCACTATCGATGAGGGTTCCAAGGATGAGCTGCTGGCCCTGGCAGCGGCAGTGGAGTCCGACAGCGAACACCCCGTGGCGCGGGCCATCGTCCGGGCTGCCCGGGGCAAAGACCTGGTTCTGCCACATGCGACGGGCTTCTCCTCCCTGACCGGACGGGGCGTGCGCGCCACGGTCGATGGACGCGTTGTCCAGGTCGGCGGCCCGGCACTGCTGCGCGAACTGGGACTCACCGAACCTGAGGCATTGGCCGCTTCAACCCGTGAATGGATGGGCCGTGGCGCGGCCGTGCTGCACGTCATCGACGGGGAGAGGATATTGGGTGCGGTCAGTCTTGAGGACGCGATCCGTCCGGAATCCCGGCAGGCCGTGGCGGCGCTGCAGAGCAGGGGCATCAAAGTTGCCATGATCACCGGCGACGCGTCTCAGGTTGCGACGGCCGTGGGTACGGAACTGAACATTGATGAGGTCTTCGCTGAAGTGCTCCCGGCGGACAAGGACAAGCAGGTCGCCCAGCTGCAGGCCCGTGGCCTGAAAGTGGCCATGGTCGGGGACGGGGTTAATGACTCCCCGGCACTGGCCCGGGCAGAAGTCGGCATCGCCATCGGCGCCGGCACTGACGTGGCCATGGAATCGGCGGGGGTGATCCTGGCCGGCAACGACCCCCGGGCGGTGTTGTCCATGGTGGATCTGTCCCGGGCGAGCTACACCAAAATGTGGCAAAACCTCGTATGGGCCACCGGGTACAACGTCATCGCCGTCCCGCTGGCCGCCGGCGTCCTGGCATTCGCCGGGATCGTGCTGTCCCCCGCGGCCGGGGCGGTGCTGATGTCGGTTTCCACAATCGTGGTCGCCCTCAACGCCCAGCTGCTTCGCCGGGTGAAACTGAACCCCTCCGAGGTTCGTTGA
- a CDS encoding heavy-metal-associated domain-containing protein gives MQTPSRTELPLTSASSSACGCCSTEASQTLEQSPAGVGYSLEGLTCGGCKASVEKAVNAVDGVDAATVELVPGGVSRLIVSGSATRTAIRDAVTSAGYSLTN, from the coding sequence ATGCAAACACCATCACGTACCGAACTGCCCCTCACTTCCGCCTCCTCGTCGGCCTGCGGGTGCTGCTCCACCGAAGCGAGCCAGACCCTCGAACAAAGCCCGGCCGGTGTCGGGTACTCCCTGGAAGGCCTGACCTGCGGCGGCTGCAAAGCCAGCGTTGAAAAAGCAGTCAACGCCGTGGACGGCGTCGACGCAGCAACCGTTGAACTGGTCCCCGGCGGAGTTTCCCGCTTGATCGTTTCCGGATCAGCCACACGTACGGCCATCCGGGACGCCGTCACGTCGGCTGGATACAGCCTGACCAACTAG
- a CDS encoding metalloregulator ArsR/SmtB family transcription factor, with translation MNADKQECVLSPDSDYVELAVEVFSMLADATRVRLILALRHGELPVNALAEKTGKSAAGVSQHLAKMRLARLVTTRQEGTKVYYRLQDGHAWELVAAAIHQAEHTLGTAPHHRLRPHTDQEASGQ, from the coding sequence ATGAATGCAGATAAGCAGGAGTGCGTGTTATCCCCGGACAGCGACTACGTTGAGCTGGCCGTGGAGGTCTTTTCGATGCTCGCGGACGCAACCCGCGTCCGGCTTATTCTTGCTCTCCGTCACGGCGAGCTGCCTGTGAACGCCTTGGCCGAAAAGACCGGCAAATCCGCAGCAGGAGTATCTCAGCATCTGGCCAAGATGCGTCTTGCCCGGCTGGTCACGACGAGGCAGGAAGGCACCAAGGTCTACTACCGGTTGCAGGACGGGCATGCCTGGGAGCTCGTCGCCGCCGCAATCCATCAGGCCGAGCACACTCTCGGCACCGCACCCCATCACCGCCTCCGCCCCCACACCGACCAGGAAGCGTCAGGACAATGA
- a CDS encoding cation diffusion facilitator family transporter, translated as MSDHAHSHPEKDHDHHGHGHRVDGHYGGVRAWITHLFTPHSHDPADSTDKVLESSQQGIRAVKISLVGLGATALFQLVIVLISGSVALLADTVHNFSDALTAVPLWIAFLLGRRAATKTYTYGYGKAEDLAGLFIVAMIALSAIVAAVESIRRFVEPQPVQNLGWVLAAGVVGFLGNEIVAIYRIRVGRAIGSAALVADGVHARTDGFTSLAVVAGVIGIWLGFPLADPIIGLLISAAIAVLLWGTARDIGRRLMDGVDPTLTAKLTAALEEQGHAEATPRLRWSGHALHAEVSVPVNQTVASTTELARQAADIEQTVRAALPNVGQVTVVPGYRAHDDQDESTHALSNRNE; from the coding sequence ATGAGCGACCACGCCCACAGCCACCCCGAGAAAGACCACGACCATCATGGACACGGACACCGCGTCGATGGGCACTACGGCGGAGTCCGCGCTTGGATAACGCACCTTTTCACCCCTCATTCCCACGATCCAGCCGATTCCACGGACAAGGTGCTGGAATCCAGCCAACAAGGAATCAGGGCAGTCAAGATCTCCTTGGTCGGGTTGGGAGCGACAGCACTGTTCCAGCTAGTCATCGTCCTGATCAGCGGCTCGGTAGCGCTTCTGGCCGACACCGTCCACAACTTTTCCGATGCGCTCACCGCTGTGCCGCTGTGGATCGCTTTCCTGCTTGGCCGCCGCGCCGCGACCAAAACCTACACCTACGGCTACGGCAAAGCCGAAGACCTGGCCGGACTCTTCATCGTGGCCATGATCGCGCTGTCCGCGATCGTCGCAGCGGTCGAATCCATCCGCCGCTTCGTCGAACCCCAGCCGGTGCAAAACCTGGGCTGGGTCCTCGCCGCCGGCGTTGTGGGCTTCCTCGGTAACGAAATAGTGGCCATCTACCGGATCCGCGTCGGGAGGGCCATCGGATCCGCAGCCCTGGTCGCAGACGGCGTCCACGCCCGCACAGACGGATTCACTTCCCTCGCTGTCGTCGCAGGAGTCATTGGCATATGGCTCGGATTCCCCCTGGCGGACCCCATCATCGGGCTACTCATATCAGCGGCCATCGCCGTCCTTCTCTGGGGGACCGCCCGCGACATCGGCCGCAGGCTCATGGACGGCGTCGATCCGACCCTGACAGCGAAACTTACCGCTGCGCTGGAGGAACAAGGCCACGCAGAAGCTACACCACGGCTACGCTGGTCCGGCCATGCTCTGCACGCAGAAGTGAGCGTACCCGTGAACCAGACCGTCGCAAGCACGACCGAACTGGCCCGGCAAGCCGCAGATATCGAACAGACCGTCCGCGCCGCCCTGCCCAACGTCGGACAGGTCACGGTCGTACCCGGCTACAGGGCACACGACGATCAAGACGAGAGCACCCACGCGCTTTCGAACCGGAACGAATGA
- a CDS encoding IS110 family transposase has translation MPVVAHSYPYVIGVDTHAKNHVYAVVSTATGQLLEIRDFPTTSAGISRAIAWVARRTEADLAALWVIEGAGSYGAILAGAVGAAGYEVVEAPRMDARGRRGLGKSDPLDAHRIAAAVLPLEEHRLRRPRLNEGVRAALRVLVAARQSMATDRTRSVNALTALLRSFDLGMDARKAIVSTQIDEVSRWRSREEPLALSTARSEAVRLARRINELDADIKTNSRQITDLIEISEAAPLLREKGIGPVTAAVCLTAWSHHGRLRSEAAFASLAGVNPIPASSGNTVRHRLNRGGDRSLNKALHMVAMSRMAFDPETMKYAEKRQSEGRTKKEIRRCVKRYLARRIYRTLNASNLLAGQAGQL, from the coding sequence ATGCCGGTCGTCGCGCATTCATATCCATATGTCATAGGCGTCGATACGCACGCCAAGAACCACGTATACGCCGTTGTTTCCACGGCAACGGGCCAACTGCTGGAGATCAGGGACTTTCCCACAACAAGCGCCGGCATCAGCCGGGCCATCGCCTGGGTGGCTCGTCGAACCGAAGCAGACCTCGCCGCGTTGTGGGTAATTGAGGGTGCCGGCTCCTACGGCGCCATTCTCGCCGGTGCCGTAGGAGCCGCTGGCTATGAGGTCGTGGAGGCGCCGCGGATGGACGCGCGCGGGCGTCGTGGATTAGGCAAGTCAGACCCATTGGACGCTCACAGAATTGCTGCGGCTGTGCTTCCCTTGGAGGAACATCGGCTGCGCAGACCACGACTGAATGAAGGAGTCCGAGCAGCATTGCGGGTACTCGTCGCTGCCAGGCAATCCATGGCCACCGACCGCACCCGATCAGTAAACGCACTAACGGCCTTGCTCCGGTCCTTTGACCTTGGCATGGATGCCCGAAAGGCCATAGTGAGCACTCAAATTGACGAGGTTTCCCGGTGGCGTTCCCGCGAAGAACCTCTTGCGCTTTCCACTGCGCGATCTGAAGCGGTTCGGCTGGCTCGACGCATCAACGAGCTTGATGCCGACATCAAAACTAACAGCCGCCAGATCACCGATCTTATTGAGATCAGTGAAGCAGCCCCGCTTCTGCGGGAAAAGGGCATCGGTCCCGTAACAGCAGCAGTCTGTCTTACGGCTTGGTCTCACCATGGCCGCCTACGTTCGGAGGCGGCGTTTGCCTCCCTGGCGGGCGTCAACCCAATACCGGCATCATCCGGAAACACGGTCAGGCACAGGCTCAATCGCGGTGGTGACAGAAGCCTGAACAAAGCCCTGCATATGGTAGCGATGAGCAGAATGGCCTTCGATCCGGAAACAATGAAATACGCCGAGAAGCGCCAATCCGAAGGACGAACAAAAAAGGAGATCCGCCGGTGTGTGAAGCGCTATCTTGCACGACGGATCTACAGAACTCTCAACGCGTCGAACCTGCTCGCTGGCCAAGCGGGACAACTGTAG
- a CDS encoding DUF4192 family protein, which translates to MTEKLTLTSPADLLAYVPHLLGGTPTESFVVLTATAGALGATLRVDAPMDAAPLDFAQTVTSLAAQDENATACYLIVYTDETSTDARFPYAAHVAALGNELATARMPVRKVYLVTSTHWAAYGSMERNPLEQIKDSNANATLTFMGSAPTVDIYNPALLGKWVEPVQVPVRTEESVEEARREWVTALDADGMPDHETARKLAAWFQDNYIRDFLMADTITTNNGVIIDIILGKFNGRPDWKRVDHAETIAFELMKAVPEGQRAPMLTLMGWLQWLKGYGKHAERYLKLAVEDVHGYRFAEQLYDLIGSVYIAEVAKNQETAYKRPTS; encoded by the coding sequence ATGACTGAAAAACTCACCCTCACCAGCCCCGCTGACCTGCTGGCCTACGTCCCGCACCTGCTCGGAGGAACCCCCACAGAATCCTTCGTCGTGCTCACGGCCACCGCCGGAGCCCTTGGCGCCACGCTGCGCGTGGACGCCCCCATGGACGCGGCCCCGCTGGATTTCGCCCAAACGGTGACCAGCCTCGCGGCACAGGACGAGAACGCCACGGCCTGCTACCTCATCGTCTACACCGACGAAACCAGCACCGATGCCCGTTTCCCCTACGCCGCGCACGTCGCGGCCCTGGGCAACGAACTGGCCACGGCACGGATGCCCGTCCGCAAGGTCTACCTCGTCACCAGCACCCACTGGGCCGCTTACGGCAGCATGGAGCGGAACCCGCTGGAGCAGATCAAGGACAGCAACGCCAACGCCACCCTGACCTTCATGGGAAGCGCCCCGACCGTGGACATCTACAACCCGGCATTGCTGGGCAAATGGGTCGAACCGGTTCAGGTGCCCGTCCGCACGGAGGAATCCGTAGAGGAAGCACGGCGCGAATGGGTAACCGCACTGGACGCCGACGGCATGCCGGACCATGAGACCGCACGGAAACTGGCGGCATGGTTCCAAGACAACTACATCAGGGACTTCCTCATGGCCGACACCATCACCACGAACAACGGCGTCATCATTGACATCATTTTGGGCAAGTTCAACGGCCGTCCCGACTGGAAGCGCGTTGACCACGCCGAAACCATTGCGTTCGAACTGATGAAGGCCGTCCCCGAGGGCCAGCGCGCACCCATGCTGACCCTCATGGGATGGCTGCAATGGCTCAAAGGATATGGAAAGCACGCAGAGCGCTACCTGAAACTGGCCGTCGAGGACGTGCACGGTTACCGGTTTGCAGAACAGCTGTACGACCTGATTGGCAGCGTCTACATCGCAGAAGTCGCCAAGAACCAAGAAACCGCCTATAAGCGCCCCACCAGCTAA
- a CDS encoding ParB/RepB/Spo0J family partition protein has protein sequence MNAAPTLEMIDPTTLTVDINVRKDAALTAEFVASIKEHGVMEPVIAHRKDDGTVHVLMGQRRTLAAVKAGRDSIPVMIIESPEEAERIVSQMVENIHRAAMTQGDEADGYHQLSLLGISAAEIATRTKRPKPAVEGALKAKASAAGTAALGKGHTIEEALVMAEFEGDEEATAELESVVADEPDQLLHVAQQLRDARAHAAALAAFTAELEATETTIVEKPSYHDDETARVSSLKRADGEHATEEDANAVYIEQDYKGECSTVPVIVGWKKLGFKDRYSFSSSAQTGPMTEEQKAERKTLIANNKAMESATTVRREFVKTLLTKKQAPKGWQYFTVHAITHHTEVARSYDGEVAAVMVSAKIDGQKSWAWNPLKDHVAESPARPEFSLIALVCAGYESTIAKDSWRRPSQTHRDYLNQLVTWGYTPSEVEQIIIDSGKPAEEDTAEESTEAA, from the coding sequence ATGAACGCAGCACCCACGCTGGAAATGATCGACCCCACCACCTTGACCGTTGACATCAACGTCCGGAAGGACGCCGCTTTGACTGCTGAGTTTGTTGCCAGCATCAAGGAACACGGCGTGATGGAGCCGGTGATCGCCCACCGCAAGGACGACGGGACCGTGCACGTGCTGATGGGTCAGCGCCGTACGCTCGCGGCTGTGAAGGCAGGTCGAGACAGCATCCCCGTGATGATCATCGAGTCGCCGGAAGAGGCTGAGCGGATCGTCTCGCAGATGGTGGAGAACATCCACCGCGCAGCGATGACCCAAGGGGACGAAGCGGACGGTTACCACCAGCTGTCTCTTCTGGGCATTTCTGCCGCTGAGATCGCCACGAGGACCAAACGGCCCAAACCCGCCGTTGAAGGAGCTTTGAAGGCAAAAGCATCCGCCGCCGGAACCGCCGCCCTGGGCAAGGGGCACACCATCGAGGAAGCCCTCGTGATGGCCGAATTTGAAGGGGACGAGGAAGCCACCGCCGAACTGGAATCGGTCGTTGCAGACGAACCGGATCAGCTGCTTCACGTCGCCCAGCAACTCCGGGACGCACGCGCTCATGCTGCTGCCCTTGCAGCTTTCACCGCTGAGCTGGAAGCAACCGAAACGACCATCGTTGAAAAGCCCAGCTACCACGACGACGAAACGGCCCGTGTCAGCTCCTTGAAACGCGCAGACGGAGAACACGCCACCGAAGAAGACGCCAACGCCGTTTACATCGAGCAGGACTACAAGGGCGAATGCTCCACCGTGCCGGTGATCGTCGGATGGAAGAAGCTCGGCTTCAAAGACCGTTACAGCTTCTCCTCATCGGCCCAGACAGGTCCGATGACCGAGGAACAGAAGGCCGAACGGAAAACCTTGATCGCCAACAACAAAGCCATGGAATCAGCCACCACCGTGCGCCGGGAGTTCGTCAAAACCCTGCTGACGAAGAAGCAGGCACCGAAGGGCTGGCAGTACTTCACCGTCCACGCCATCACCCACCACACCGAAGTCGCCCGTAGCTACGACGGAGAAGTAGCCGCCGTGATGGTCAGCGCGAAGATCGACGGGCAGAAGTCATGGGCATGGAACCCGCTGAAGGACCACGTGGCAGAGTCCCCGGCCCGACCCGAGTTCTCTCTGATCGCTCTCGTCTGCGCCGGATATGAGAGCACCATCGCCAAGGACTCGTGGCGGAGACCGTCCCAGACACACCGGGACTACCTGAACCAGCTCGTCACATGGGGATACACCCCGAGCGAGGTTGAACAGATCATCATCGACAGCGGCAAACCAGCAGAAGAAGACACCGCCGAGGAAAGCACCGAAGCGGCCTAA